The segment gagttgcactttgagaggtcaaatgcaaggggaaaatatgcGATTAATAGCATGTCCCTTaactgcattgatgtacagagggatcttggggtccaagtccatatctcccttaaagtggcaacacaagtagatagagtagaAAAGAAGGCATATAGAATGCTGGCTTTCATAGGTTGACGCATTGAATGTAAGCGTCAGGAATTTAtaatgcagttttataggactttggttcggctacatttggagaattgcatgCAGTTCTCGTTGCcccagtgtcatagagtgatacagtgtgaaaacaggcccaacttgcccacaccggccaacatgtccaagctacactggtcccacctgccaaggttggtccatatccctccaaacctgtcctatccatatacctgtctaactgtttcttaaatgttggggtagtccctgcctcaactacctcctctggcagcttgttccatacatccaccatcctttgtgtgaaaaggttaccccctcagactcctattaaatcttttccccttcaccttgaacctatatcctctggtccttgattcacctactctaggcaagagactgcatctacccgatctattcctctcatgattttatacacaatgcagaaaagatgtggaggttttggaaagggtgcagaaggaggtttgccagaatgatgcttggatttgaggggattagctgcagggagatgaGGACACCCttagattgtttcctctggaacatcgggggttgcggggagaccggatagaagtatataaaattaatagaggcgtagatagggtagacagtcagaacattttcccaAATACTAGTGGGCACAGTTTtacgatgagaggggcaaagtttaaaggagatgcgtgggttaagtttttttacacagatggtagtGAGGCCTGGagtgtgctgctgggggtggagGCATAtggatggatatgcagagaacagggggatatggattatgtgcaggaagataagaattgttcttggcattgtgttcagcacagacattgtgggctaatgggcctgttcttgcacgtgctgttctatgctctaacTTCTATGCTCTAGCCATTATTGATCTGGCTTGCAGTTCCAACGTGGATCAAAGCCTGAGTTTGAACCCGCAGATTGCCAACTCCCCCCATATATTCCACAACACTGCTGATGTTACCTGTGGCCGGCGTCCTGTTTGGGGAAGACCTGTTGGAAGCAGCCACCGAGCCGGTCTGTTTGGGAGTTTGCTGGAGGTAGGGGAGGGCTGGTTTGGGAGACAGTGGGGGTCTGAGTGTCTGATTGGTTCCCTTCTCCAAGGACTGGATGCTCCTCTCAATCTCAGCGATCCTGAACTCCACACAGGCGTCATCGTCCAAGTCAGTCTTGAGGTGTGGGCCGGAGTCCACAATGTGCACAGCCTGGGCCTCTGCGTATCGAGGCCCGCAATGCAGGGGCGACAGCTGCTCCGGTCCGCTCAAACCTTCTGCCGTCTCCTTCTCTTTGGCCTTCGGCCGCCGTTTCACCGTGTCGGACTCTGTCAGGTTGAACTCGGGAACCTCCGGTTGCCTGGGAGATGTGTCGGTCATGTCATTCGCCAACTGGCCTTCGAAGCCTGGCTTGTCCTGCACTCCCTCCACGCCAGCCTCAGAGTCCACACCGGCCTCCGCTCGGTTGGGGCCATTGTTTGGCTTTGGCCGCTGCTTGATGGTCAATATTCCCTCCTCAGCAAAAGGTATACACTCGCTGGAGCTGTTCTGAGACGATGAGGAGGCCTCAAGGTCCCCTATCCCCAGTTTGGGCTCGTCCTCTGTATCCAACATCGCCTTCTCGCCCTCCTCCGTGACTCCGGCCACCCCCAGGGCCTCCACGCTGACCGCAGGTTCGCTGACGGTTCGCCACCGGCCTGCTGAATCACTGGCTTTCTCCGGCAGCCCAGGGGTGACCTTGACCGACACGGACATGCCATGGCAACGCTCAGGGCTCTTGGGAACAGTCCGCTGGCTCTCCTTCCTCACTTCCGGAATCTCCTTCTTCTCTGGTTTGGAAGGTTTTGGCAAGGCCAAAGGCTTGGCCTGGACTCCAGGAGAGCCAGTCAGTTCCAAGAGGGCAGCAATGCTCCTCACGTTGCCCTCGATGGGATCCCGTTGCACGGGCAATCCTTCTACCAGGTCGGGAGCGTTGCAGGGGGCAGAGGTTGGGCAGGAGACCATCTCAGGCTCAAACTCCTGCTCGTGGGAGCTGGACACGGAGCTCAGGCgcttggggggagggggcggaggtcCCTTCCTCTTCCCTCGGATGGCGAGTGACTGGCTGCGGATGACGTTTTTGTCCATTGGGCTCTGGGCTTTGGAGGCCGCGTAGCGTCCCGGGCGCCGGGTGAGGGTGGCATAGTAGCTGACGGGCCCAACGTCCAGCTCCTCCTCATCAGGCTCACCGTCTGACATGGCGTAACGGGTCAGGCTCTGAGACCTCTTCTTTGGCTTGCGGCTGCTGCCGTTGAACTCCGTGCCCGGGCTGGGATACTGCAGAATGGGCATGGTGCTGGGCAATGGCGGCCCATCGTCCAGCCCGTCTCCATTGGTGACACCACACTGGGTGTGCAGGTAGATTAAAGCCTGGTTGACCAGCACCTGGGCTGTGGGTTTTGGCATTTGCAACAAGTGCTGGGACCTTGGGACATTCTGAGCTGAGGCCTTGGGACGTTCCAGTGTGGAGGAGAAGACAGTGGGTCTACTTTTGATGGGAAGCTGTGGGTAGACCAGGCCCAGGCCTGCCTTCCCTTTACTTGGAGTATGGGGTGGAGTGAAGCTCGGTGATGAGGGCAGTGGGTACTGTGATTGCAGTATCTTCACTGGGTTTGGTGTGGGCACCCCCTTCGGTGGGGCAGGCCTCTGGTAGTGGTCTCGCCCTTCTGGCCCGTTTCTTTCCTTGTTCGGGCTGCCTCCAATGCAGTTCCCCAAAGCCCTGCCGTTATCCTGGCTTCGACCCACAAGCTGAGCGGGTGTGGTGTCCCGAGAGTGGCCAAGGAAGGTGGTCCTCCCACTGCTGCCGCTGCTACTGCTGCCGTCCCCGCTGCCCAGGCTCTCCTGAGACTTGCTGTCTGACCTGGTGCCCCTGAGAACGTTCTCCTGGGAATGGCCAGATCCTCGGGATCGGATGCCGATGCTCTCCTGACTCCTGGAGATGGCTCCAATCTGCTTCATTACGAGGCTCTCCTGGCAGTTGTAGCAAGGGTTGGACATGGCCGACTGCAGCTCGTAGCTCAGCTCACTATCCTGGAAGGTCAGCATCTTGGGAGTGTGCGGAGAATGACACTCCCCGTTCTCCCCCTGAGAGGGCTCAATGGTGACAATCTCCAGTGCCCTGGGAGCCTTGCGCCGCAGTGTctctgtcttggcctccacctctGCTTGATTTAGAGCCTTCTGTACATCCAGCAGCTTCTTCACTGCGATCATCACCTTCTTCTGATGCCCTGCAAAAATGCACAAAGTCACTCAAATGGCAATCTCTCGGCCATACGGTATGGTTAAGACATACTCGGGTTACAGACGTCAGCACAGACTGGCGGAGGGAGGAGCTGTCAGGGGACCCTTGGCTCAATGGAAAGCAGTCGAGACCTCATGCACAGATCACCAAACGGCGCTAAGTGTTGTGCTTCTGACtgcaaggatgagaggagatcttatcgaaacgtataagattattaaggggttggacacgttagaggcaggaaacatgttcccaatgttgggggagtccagaaccaggggccacagtttaagaataaggggtaggccatttagaactgagatgaggaaaaacgttttcaatcagagagttgtgaatctgtggaattctctgcctcagaaggcagtggaggccaattctctgaatgcattcaagagagagctagatagagctcttaaggatagcggagtcagggggtatggggagaaggcaggaacggggtactgattgagaatgatcagccatgatcacattgaatggcggtgctggctcgatgggccgaatggcctcctccggcacctattgtctattgtctattgcaacgggTCGGAAGCCATTCTTACCCAGCTGTGTGATTCCAATCTCTTGCAGATCCTCCCAGGTGATCTCACTGATGAAGGTGATGCTGTCGTAACCGTTATCCACCAGTTTCTTGTGGTACTGAGGCAAGCCGATGGCACTCAGCCACTCAAACAAACCCACCTGCAAGACAGAGTAGCCGAGGGTGAGCAGGGTGTGGATTCCAGATTCCTCATACGTTTAGTTCAAAGGAATGCTCTCCCCCTATTCAATCCCTCTCTATACTGGGGTactgatcaaagataatagagcagagcaaggtagaccactcgaccctaaaaccgtagtatgtcatgacaccattttagtaggcagaaactggcagaaacatttaaaaagaaaaatagtaaaaatctgtgaattgattgatgagatattttctgcgttttaatggtatcatcacacatactgttcccccaaagcactggttacactgcgagaggcatagcgaatggtgggttttgcctactaaaatggcggacgttccgctccttcgcgtactacacttcaatataggcgattttgacggagtggttcatcttgctcttctagtatctttggtacaggTACAGGGATCCTTTGATGCATTTTGTGCATAGTGGTCATTCTTTGCAGCTTAATCCAATCACTGGCAATGACTTTGAACACTGGAAATGTTATAGCTGGGTTCACTTATTCTACATGCCTTCCAAATTACCTCTCTCAGCAAGCCTTCAGGAGACAGAGACTGAGCCTAGCGCGGCCCTAAGACTCTTAGACATATTGTGATCGTATCATATTGCTTCATATCAACTCGATACCGGTGTGCGTGTGCCCTTTAATGGAAACCTTCATTCATGATGCCAACTTATCACAAGCAGATGAATAAATATAAACCGCCGGctgacaagaatgattccaggaatgagtgagtttgcatatgatcagcgtttgaccgcactgggcctgtactcgctggagttcaaaaaggttgaggggggacctcaatgaacttaaataatgaaaggtatagatagagcggatgtggaaaggatgtttccactggtgggagagtctaggaccagaggtcatagcctcagtattaaagggcggtcttttagaaaggaggtgaggaggaacatttctttagtcagaggataattaatctgtggaactcattgccacagtgggctgtggaggccaagtcagtggatagttttaaggcagagatagacaaattattgattagaacgggtgtcaagagttatggggagaaggcagaaaaatgagattaggaggcagagatcagccatgattgaatggcggagtagactcgatgggctgaatggcctaattcttctcctataacttgtgaacttgatgAAGCATAGGAGAGAGAGTTGTCAAGGATGCTAGCTGctgttgcaattgtacaaacATTCAGGTGTCAAGTAGGAATGGTGCTGCAACTGATCAAGGGACCTGAGCCGATTTCAAGGCTTCTTCACAATGCGTTTGATGCATTATTGGGCATTGACTGGGAGAATGAGCAGAGGTCATGCACAGCAGATCTCACTGCCAGAAGAGAGAGGAATTGGATGCGGTACCGGACCAGCGATATTCAGGGAGCAATTCCCCTACCTGAATCTCAGCAAGGAACATTGTGTGAAATGCCAGCACGTTGGTAAGGATATCCTCATGGCATCCACGAATACAAACTCAAAGCAGGCCAAGGGCTGCATTGCCAGTAACAACGGCATGGCCTTCTGCACACATCCCTTCTTCCAGATGAAATTGGTGATCTCTCTCACTAGGTGAGGGAGATCACTGAAGTTCAACATTCCAAGGGAACTGAatatactttgtgtctttttgcagAGAAGGGCAGTAGATGGAATAACACCTGAACCATTATTTCCACATCATCCCTCTGCATGTGCAGGTcccaaccatagaaacatagaaaataggtgcaggaggaggccatttggcccttcgagccagcacagccattcattgtgatcatggctgatcatccactatcagtaacccatgcctgtcttctccccataacccttgattccactaggccctagagctctatctaactctctcttaaatcaatccagtgatttggcctccactgccctctgtggcagaaaattccacaaattcacaactctctgggtgaaaaagttccttctcacctcagttttaaatgacctcccctttattctaagactgtggcccctggttctaaactcccccaatattgggaacatttttcctgcatctagcttgtccagtccttttataattttatatgtctctataagaccccctctcatccttctaaactccagtgaatacaagcctagtcttttcaatctttcctcatatgacagtcccaccatttagAAATTAAACCACGCTACATTGCAAACAGACGTTCATGATTTACACCCGTAACTCAGCCTTTGCGGGCTCCTGGGGCTCTTATACTCTGCTACGCCGGTGGTTGTAACAGGTCTCGGTGGACAGCTGCCGGCTTTCAGTGGAAAACACTGCAAGTGGCCTTCGAGGAAATGTCTGAGCAGCTGTGAGCCTGGAAGCCATGTAGCGGCTGCCGGGTCATGACATGAGCTACTGCTGACCTGCAATGCTGATCGACACTGGAAGCACAGTGGCAAAAGTGTTATCCCCCTTATTCCTATCAAtggtattaattaattaataggaGTTTAAGAAATTATTACacacttttatttcacttttttaaAGATAGTTACGTGGTACTATAATTGAAATTTTCATTCCACCAAAGGGAATTTAAAGGGAGCAGAGGAAACAAGATCCTAATAAGTTTAAAAGGAGTGTGGAACTTGGGCCCTGGTGAGTTGAAGGGTCTGTGACACAGCTGTAGATTTAATAATTGATAAGCCCAAAGCTTATCAACAGTCCGCTTTTGGTTATTAAGGCTTAAAAACGGATCTCAATGAATTGGACATCAGTCCCGGGAAAGGTAGATGGTCAATATGGGCTCAGCTCTCTTAGTGCTCACTTCTAAAGCCATGTGGGTGAGGGCAGTATCCTCGCTTTGGGAGGGGGACTCAGAGGAAATCTGGTTCATAAGCAGGTTGATGCATCAACAAGAGAGCAAAAAAGAAAGGTgaggagagatggtgggggaagATTCTGGTAGGATTAGCTCTGGACACCACATGGATAACTCACTGGTTTGTAGTCGGGAAGCCACTCCGGAATGCTCAGCTTGCCAATCTCCGTCGAAATCTTCTTTCTGTGACCAGGTTTCGTCACCCCAATCGCTGTCAGGtcctgtgtgcaggatggtgctgatTAGTGTTGATCACATTAGCCAGCTGTGGTGAGCACCCACTTTGCTGTGTGGTTTCCAAATCATGGCAGACCAAGCCACACCCTGGGCTAGGCAGGGCAGCAAATGCCATGCAGGGATTCTTCAATCAAGCTTGGTACTTTGTATTGATTTTATGTATATGATAACAGTGTAACTATCCTCCACTCACTGTATTTTTGTCTGGCTAAGTTACCTTGCTTTTATTGGAAGAagcttttactttagactttagggacaacagcgcggaaacaggcccttcggccaccgagaccacgccgacaagcaatcaccccgtacactaacctacacactggggacaattttacaacttaccgaagccaattaacctacaaacctgtacgtctttggagtgtgggaggaaaccagggcacccggaggaaacccacgtggtcacgggaaaaacgtacaaactccgtagggacagcacccgtagtcaggatcaaacccaggtctctggtgctggaaggcagcaactctaccgttgtgccactgtgccacctaagcTGTCTCTTTCTTTTGCTTTTTAAGTAAACTATTTTTTTCAGTAAATGAAAACCAAGCCAACTGCTGacactagaaatctgaaataaaagcagaaatagtTAAAGGTTTAGGACTGTTTCGTTCTCCATCCAGAATTTTCTGTAATTATTTCTGTTTTCCCAGGAATTTGGCTTTGAGAGTTTAAGAGTCATTCCCTCCCTTTGATATTCACTATGTTGTCAATAAATAGTTGATGTGAATCTGTGATCTGTGGCCCTAAGCTATCCCAACCCTCGTCTACCTCAGCTGCTTATCAAGGAAATGGCAATGCAGCGAATATGAAGGCACTTGTGAGAGCAAGGAAAAGGATTTGTAAGGGTCATCTTACCCAGAAGGGTTACAACCATTGGGGTTAGACTAAACAGCCTTGGCAAAGGGAAAGGCTGAGGAGAAATTTGACTGGGTTCTTTCAGATGAAAGAACTGGGTTCTTTCTTTGAAAGGGCAAAAAAAGGACAAGAGGGGCAATCATGAGGTGAGTTTGGATGGGCagggcttgttttccctggaatgaagGAGGGATTACTTGGGTGCAAGGATGCCAAGATTCTGAGAACCATGAAAGGGTGGATGGTCAGAAACCTCTTTCCATGGTAGGAGTATCAAAAGCAAGAGTGCAGCAATTTAATGTGAGAGAACATTTTAAGGGGGATCGGAGAGGTTTATTATTTGCACAGAGAGAGGTTGATAACTGCAACGCACTGTCAGAAGAGGTGGTGGAGTTAGAAAAAATCGTtaggtttaaggaacatttagacatacACTTAAACTGGGCAAATAGGGTCAATgtaaatgtgggcaaatagggCCAATGtaaatggaccaaaagcaggcatggATGCATGGACTGTATGGCACTGTGATGTTCCCACATGGGAAAAAACATAGCCAGGGGCCAGATGTATTCATATATCTGATGGGGAATTCAGGAGAGAGCTCCAAAAGAGGTTTAAGTCACGTTACCGCTGGTAATCAACAGCACATTCCATTCAGGTGAAAACTAATGGAAAGACGAGTTGGTAAGTGTCCATGAAGGACAGTGAAGGCACTTGTGAGAGCAAGGAAAAGGATTTGTAAGGATCATCTTACCCAGAAGGGTTACAACCATTGGGGTTAGACTAAACAGCCTTGGCAAAGGGAAAGGCATCAAAGCACCTTATGTGGGCCAACGGCCGGTGGCACTAATTTTGACTGCAGTATAAATGGGAGAGAGCAGGTTcaaagtatgtaggaaggaactgaaggaactgcagatgctggtttacaccaaagatagacacaaaatgctggacaggcagcatctctggagagaaggaatgggtgaggtttcgggtcgagacccttccaggtTCAAAGTATTTTGGGTTTGTTGAAATTCTACAAATTTTCACAAGCAACCCGACAGATATATTTATTCGGAGGCTAAACCTCACCCCTTCCCTAATCCCATGTGAATCTTACCTAGTTTCTCTACTACCCTTCATCAGTATGCACCACGATGTCTTTTTCTCAGCCACATTCTCACTCACAAATGGAGGCACTAAACCCATCAGCTGATCAAAGCAGACTAAGAGGAAAGCTCACAGCAGCAGTCACGCTGAGCTGAAGTAGCCCATCCTGTGCTGAGACAGTCTCTCTTGCTCTCCTCGACCTTGCCTTGCTCTGCCTCATTGGGCCTTTGCCTCTACTCACAAGCTCCCCATCTGTGGGTCCACTGCGGGGGAAGCCTGGGTCACGAGCTTTGCCAGGCAGCAGGGTGATGTTTCCACCGGTCCCTGGTACTCACCTCCGGGGTCATGCGGCTAATGGTCGGCACGTCGTAACCAGAGTTGATGAAGTTGGCCGTGTAGTGCTGAAGCTGGAATTCACTCAGCCAGTTAAAGATGGCTTCCGCGTCCTGCAGAGAGAAGGGGTAATGCCATCACACCCGATATTGCCAATCGCAGCGCATCGCTAGTATAAGGCTGGCACaccctcaggtttgatcctgacttgtggtgctatctgtgtggagtttgcatgtcttgCTAaatctgtgtgggtttcccctgggtgctccatgTTCCTTCCAGAACCCAAAATTGGCTTTTGTCCATACTGGGTACGCAAGTGACGGAGTTGGTGGGGATGTAGGGAGAACAAAATGGGTCAGAGTAGTAATAGTGTAAAAATGGAAGgttgatggttggtgcagactccgtgggccaaagcacctttatccatgctgtatatctctatcATTCTATACTCTAGGGTTCCTTTGCTGAACTATGCCAAACCTGATTGCATGACAATAGCTGTCGTTTAACAAAAAACATTTCTCGTACTCACAAGACCCCTGAGTGACACAACTTTCTGCAAAATACTAcaaatggtacatggataggaatgactgagatggatacgggccaaacacaggcaaatgggactagctgagatggggcattttggttggcatagacaaatTGGGTtagggtttctgtgctgtatgacctaGTGTTTGGAGTTTTTCACAAGCTGGGGTTGTTGGGTGGGATGAAAGGTTTGCCTTGGCCAGAGTTGCAAAGCCCAAGCTTGTTGCTTTGGTGCTGAAGGAGCTACTGCAAGTCAAGAGCAAACACCAGCACAACTCCTAACCTCAGAGGCCATGGGCTGAGAAAGAAAAGAGCCATGATCCATGAGTGTTGTTTGGGAATGGGAGCGGTGCTTGGAAACGATGCAGACAGTGATGGGCTGGATTGCGGCGCCCTTTCCCTCAAACACCTTGCCGGTGTGAGGAAAGCTTGTGAGAGCTCATCGGCCAAGCCCTCGGACAAAGTCTGGTTATTTGAGAATGGGAGATGGTGAATTCAAACCCCAGCTGGAGTTCGAGCTTGTTGGAACAGAAAGACAGAGCAGGGCAACTGTAGTTCTCCAAACCAAATTTTTGAGCCAGGGTGGAAAGAACGCGACAAGGCCTCAATAATACACCTTTGCCAGCTCCCTCCTTGCGGTTCCTCTCAAGCCTGCTGGTacagccagtagagctgctgcctcacagcaccagagacccgggtgtgatccaggccttgggtgctgtttgtgtggagtttgcacgttctccctgtgacctctttgtcctccagtttcctcccccgtccctctgtaaattgctcccagtgtgtagggagtgggtacaaaaatgagataacatagaactggtgtgaaccaaGCTCAACGTGAACTCGGTCGGTCGAaagccttgtttccacgctgtatatttcAATCCATCAATGAATTAATCTTCAATGAATTAATCTTCAATGAATGGTGGCAGATTATTGTGCTTCTTTATATAGTGTGGGTACAAAATTATCAATGACTTTCAAATATTTTTCAAAGAATGCCAAATGCACTCAGCTATAAGCTATAGCTGTGTTCTCGTGTGCCAATCTGCATAGAAAAACATGTTCATGTTTAGTTGTATTTGTAACCATGTATATTGTGTACATGTCTGGACAGGTGTATTTCGAGCCATTGGCCCATTAAGTCCTCACCCATTATCAAGCACTCATTCACTCCAATCCTACACAATTCTgcatttattctctccacattcccatcaaaatTAGTAATCAAAACTTCAAAACCCTAATTCCTTCAAAGCAGTCAAATTCAATCAAAAGGCAATATTAGTTAAAGTCGGAAGTGTTCCGGCTTTCCTGGTTCACTCACCTTGCCCTCCAGCAGTTGGTCGGGGTGAATGAACTGTTGCgtgtatccctgttctccagacttGTAGTTGGGGATGTCTGGCAGTCTCTGCTTGCCTGTAAAGAGGATTAACCGGTGGTAAGACTGAGACAACAGCCCACGCTGAAACAGCAGTCTCCACGCTACCTGACAGACCACAAATGCAGTTAATTTGGCCGTCTCATTCCAGTTCTAACTGGCACAGGTCCACAGCACAAAACTGTTCATTGCATGTCGCAACCACAGTCCTTTGGGGTTTCTCCCAGAAAAGTTGCGAGCAACACAGAATTACAATTACACAGAAGGAGGCACACTACAGAATGCCAATTATGGAATTCATAATGATATTTAACCTGTGTAATACCATGTCCTGGGAACATTTGCCGAGACAGTGTAGAAGTGTGCCCTGGAAGTGTGAGATGAGACAGTGTAGAGCGAGCTTTGCTCTGTGTTTAGCCATTGTCCGGCTCGGACAGGTGCCCCTGAGCCTTTGTGACCGATTCTCTCCACAGCTCGGCGATGTCAGCGAGCGCTGCCTCACACAAGCCTGGGGAACAGTGGGGCGGAATGCAAGCCAGTTGTCAAAGGAAGGTTGCTCCACTCCCGGCAGCCAAATGGACATTTTATCTTTGAAACATGATCTCTGGGAATTAGCAGTCTCCCCGTCACCAGGAAGTCACAACAGCGTTGCAAATCTGGCGGCACTTTAACAAGCCCTTCCTCACTCACTGCACGGtgcacccacccctctccccaccctgtcaGCAGCAGACTCATCTGAGGCACTTCTCTCTCACTTTGTGCACTGGCCAGCGGGTGAAACACATACTGGACTTGGGGTGACATGTGCAGGCCGGTAGATAAAATGCATGCAAGCTGGTGGGTGGAATGTGTGCAGGAAAGTGTGTAAAACACACGGTGGTTAGGATGCTCACAGGCCAGTGGATAACAAGTGTGTGGACCAGTGAACAAAATGCAGGCAGGCTTGTGGTAGAATGTTTGCAGGCCGGtgtgtcaaacacaggcaggccaGTGGTGGAACGTGTGCAGGGCCATGGGTAAAACGCTGGCAGGATGGTATAAAGCATACAGAGACTGGGCGGTAAAACAGACGGAGAGAGGCCAGTAGGTAAAGTGCCCACGAGTGTAACTCACATTTACACCAACTTTGAAATCAGGCTGACCAAAAGATTCTtaatcacagagtcacacagcacggacacaggacCTTCGGATCAACTTGTCCAGACTACACTATGAACTATTTCAAAGGCCTCAGTAAATAGAAGTgcgattgttttagtttagtttagagatacagcgcggaaacaggcccttcggcccaccgagcccacgccgaccagcgatccccgcacactaacactatccaacacacactggggacagtttacaattttaccaggccaattagcccacaaacctgtacgtctttggagagtgggagaaaaccagaactcCCGGGAAAaatccacgcagctcacggggagaaggtacaaactgtacagacaagcacctccaGTTAGGGTCGAGCCTtcgtctgtggtgctgtaaggcagcaactctaccgctatgctacCGTGCCACCCGAAACAGACGGGTTTAAGGTTCAAGGTTTAAGAGAAACGGTGTCCTGATTTATGCCTCTCCTCTGTAGGCAGCAGTTTCAACCAatcgttcaatagacaatagacaataggtgcaggagtaggccattcagcccttcgagccagcaccgccattcaatgtgatcatggctgatcactctcaatcagtaccccgttcctgccttctccccataccccctcactccgctatccttaagagctcgatccagctctctcttgaaagcatccaacgaactggcctccactgccttctgaggcagtgaattccacaccttcaccactctctgactgaaaaagttcttcctcatctccgttctaaatggcctaccccttattcttaaactgtggccccttgttctggactcccccaacattgggaacatgtttcctgcctctaatgtgtccaatcccctaattatcttatatgtttcaaa is part of the Rhinoraja longicauda isolate Sanriku21f chromosome 6, sRhiLon1.1, whole genome shotgun sequence genome and harbors:
- the caskin2b gene encoding caskin-2, with product MGRELDLVQAAKNGDMPSAQKLLAKIKASKNKLLGSTKRLNVNYQDSDGFSALHHAALSGSTELISLLLEAQAMVDIKDSNGMRPLHYAAWQGKVDPVKLLLRAGAVVNMASQDGQIPLHLAAQYGHYEVSEMLLQHQSNPCIINKLKKTPLDLACEFGRLKVAQLLLNSNMCVALLEGQSKDSADANFTTPLHLAAKNGHKDIIKLLIKAGIDANRVAKTGTALHEAALCGKTEVVRLLLDAGIDVSIRNTYSQTALDIVNQFTTSQASKEIKQLLREASGVLQVRALKDCWNIHDLTSLNVRAGDIITVLEQHADGRWKGHIHDTQKGTDCVGYFPPSIVEVISRRSGTLTRHASVPPHQRQLLPKTHQHSSITSQADEMQQHYQQMYSQTLPAHRTFKCPAFSRTSHNTDNSKLSEGDRNSVGSTGSAGSIRSAGSGQSTDSANGQTASNSRENGKAAPPGGDQQACISTESPSQQMDQSAGKQRLPDIPNYKSGEQGYTQQFIHPDQLLEGKDAEAIFNWLSEFQLQHYTANFINSGYDVPTISRMTPEDLTAIGVTKPGHRKKISTEIGKLSIPEWLPDYKPVGLFEWLSAIGLPQYHKKLVDNGYDSITFISEITWEDLQEIGITQLGHQKKVMIAVKKLLDVQKALNQAEVEAKTETLRRKAPRALEIVTIEPSQGENGECHSPHTPKMLTFQDSELSYELQSAMSNPCYNCQESLVMKQIGAISRSQESIGIRSRGSGHSQENVLRGTRSDSKSQESLGSGDGSSSSGSSGRTTFLGHSRDTTPAQLVGRSQDNGRALGNCIGGSPNKERNGPEGRDHYQRPAPPKGVPTPNPVKILQSQYPLPSSPSFTPPHTPSKGKAGLGLVYPQLPIKSRPTVFSSTLERPKASAQNVPRSQHLLQMPKPTAQVLVNQALIYLHTQCGVTNGDGLDDGPPLPSTMPILQYPSPGTEFNGSSRKPKKRSQSLTRYAMSDGEPDEEELDVGPVSYYATLTRRPGRYAASKAQSPMDKNVIRSQSLAIRGKRKGPPPPPPKRLSSVSSSHEQEFEPEMVSCPTSAPCNAPDLVEGLPVQRDPIEGNVRSIAALLELTGSPGVQAKPLALPKPSKPEKKEIPEVRKESQRTVPKSPERCHGMSVSVKVTPGLPEKASDSAGRWRTVSEPAVSVEALGVAGVTEEGEKAMLDTEDEPKLGIGDLEASSSSQNSSSECIPFAEEGILTIKQRPKPNNGPNRAEAGVDSEAGVEGVQDKPGFEGQLANDMTDTSPRQPEVPEFNLTESDTVKRRPKAKEKETAEGLSGPEQLSPLHCGPRYAEAQAVHIVDSGPHLKTDLDDDACVEFRIAEIERSIQSLEKGTNQTLRPPLSPKPALPYLQQTPKQTGSVAASNRSSPNRTPATEACHKQSPLPSLPIPPKPAPARGLQLSSPRAGRSPQVIRPSPTTPRLPSHAQLPGPAGAPGPTASAAGASRLTEGMVVPQAARAHQRLEQTSSCLEAALNAVEQKLTQEDNGRASSKSTKSAGNILDDIGSMFDDLADQLDAMLD